In bacterium, one genomic interval encodes:
- a CDS encoding ABC transporter ATP-binding protein has translation MTKDKRKIFAVKELNLRVSAGQIFGLLGPNGAGKTTLVRMLTTILRPDSGTARIMGHDILQNPVAVRKQISVVLQETAVEPLSSVRDNLLIYGVLHGLTLKTVTKRMESLLEQFDLKDKQKEIAQDLSMGTRRRLQVAKILLVDAPVIFLDEATTGMDPLVKRSTLEVFKKLANDGKTILLTTQLLNEAEALCDEIAILNKGQTIASGDFYTLKNLTQKRFHISLTVETPEGIEEKLKVLQPQALSVKGDVIEMNVIGEEASILAALAQLSQETKIDHFEMRGVDLEDIFIDLIQSRSEQS, from the coding sequence ATGACGAAAGATAAACGTAAGATCTTTGCCGTAAAGGAGCTCAACCTGCGTGTCTCCGCCGGCCAGATCTTCGGGTTACTGGGGCCGAACGGCGCAGGAAAAACAACTCTGGTGCGGATGCTCACAACCATCCTCCGGCCTGATTCAGGGACAGCGAGAATTATGGGACATGACATCCTTCAAAATCCTGTGGCAGTCCGGAAACAGATCTCCGTTGTGTTGCAGGAAACTGCTGTGGAACCGCTTTCGTCCGTGCGGGACAATCTTTTGATTTACGGGGTTCTTCACGGGCTCACCCTCAAAACTGTAACGAAAAGAATGGAGTCTTTGCTGGAGCAATTTGACTTAAAAGACAAACAAAAGGAAATCGCCCAGGATCTGAGCATGGGGACCCGGCGCAGACTTCAAGTTGCAAAAATACTTCTTGTAGACGCTCCTGTAATCTTTCTGGATGAAGCAACCACCGGCATGGATCCTCTGGTGAAAAGAAGCACTCTCGAAGTATTCAAGAAGCTCGCAAATGATGGAAAAACAATTCTGCTCACCACACAACTTCTGAACGAAGCGGAAGCGCTCTGCGACGAAATCGCAATCCTGAACAAGGGACAAACGATTGCAAGTGGAGATTTTTATACGCTCAAGAATCTAACGCAGAAACGTTTTCACATCAGTCTGACGGTGGAAACGCCGGAAGGAATTGAAGAAAAATTAAAAGTTCTGCAGCCGCAGGCGCTCAGCGTAAAAGGGGATGTGATTGAAATGAATGTGATCGGAGAGGAAGCGTCCATACTTGCGGCTCTTGCTCAGTTGTCGCAAGAAACCAAAATAGATCATTTTGAGATGCGCGGTGTGGATCTGGAAGATATTTTCATCGACTTGATTCAGTCACGTTCTGAGCAATCATGA
- a CDS encoding ABC transporter permease, whose amino-acid sequence MTGFLRVLYREYKFRITNVAFLIWDIFVPIAYLLIFGYGFQQSIGGSFAGSSEDYASFFVPGILSMTCFGVAMNTSWRFFMERENGIFYELLTYPVSRTELVIGKILFNIGLSLAGNFLVLLAGSLILNVRIRNEFAPWIFLFTSIGTAAWFFFFASLALRIRRMDIFNTITSLCYILLMFASSMFYPLERLPNWFRWIARVNPVTWLTDLFRFATLGSGNATLLLIQGALLFGFTICVFMMALYALDHAAE is encoded by the coding sequence ATGACAGGTTTCCTGCGAGTCCTCTACCGCGAATACAAATTTCGCATCACGAACGTAGCGTTCCTCATCTGGGATATTTTCGTGCCTATTGCGTACCTGTTGATCTTTGGTTACGGTTTTCAACAATCGATCGGTGGAAGTTTTGCGGGAAGCAGCGAAGACTATGCTTCCTTTTTCGTTCCTGGAATCTTATCCATGACCTGTTTTGGCGTGGCGATGAATACATCGTGGCGGTTCTTTATGGAACGCGAAAATGGAATCTTCTATGAGCTTCTTACTTATCCGGTAAGCCGCACGGAGCTGGTGATTGGAAAAATTCTATTCAATATCGGGTTGAGTCTTGCAGGGAATTTTCTCGTTCTGCTGGCAGGATCATTGATCTTGAACGTTCGGATCAGAAATGAGTTCGCGCCATGGATCTTCCTATTCACATCTATAGGCACAGCAGCATGGTTTTTCTTCTTCGCTTCGCTCGCATTGCGGATCCGGCGGATGGATATTTTTAATACCATCACCAGCCTTTGCTACATTTTGCTAATGTTCGCAAGCAGCATGTTCTATCCACTGGAAAGGCTCCCTAACTGGTTTCGATGGATCGCGCGCGTGAATCCGGTAACCTGGCTGACCGATTTATTTCGATTCGCAACGCTTGGCTCAGGAAATGCAACACTTCTCTTGATCCAAGGAGCGCTCCTTTTCGGATTCACGATCTGCGTATTCATGATGGCACTCTACGCTCTCGACCACGCTGCCGAATAG